The following are encoded in a window of Anopheles stephensi strain Indian chromosome X, UCI_ANSTEP_V1.0, whole genome shotgun sequence genomic DNA:
- the LOC118511614 gene encoding uncharacterized protein LOC118511614, protein MCGVSQQLPRCAVMWMTNWSRLLQTFYKTMPGITRSAKYPEKAARKGDSLQELVDRVRTIEIEQQAEEIYNKKHNVQETSSVLAVSYGIPGSNRAEASKFGYRGRGYFPRSRGGYSRISGAVPSSFKPCWRCTSTSHQPDRCFAVDKFCHLCQTKGHIQRACTSSRVKRESVKDQNQSSAPKVRKIAAVSAAEQGEEGKIFQDDQANNNINTNTGNPFLTTDSNQISTPELSGSAAEVSECLPELHVTCSLDLCGIEGAGSVVCTVAGVEVKFLIDSEAEVNTVGDNIFDRLLRDPISHPIYELANGTDKPLRAYAISGPIPVIASFLAELFISPDRPSGIEKFYVIPGAKPLLGRSTATRYSVLQLGLGVRILSSHDAMYRSVLGEVNTLGTSDHFPKFKIPAVMLFYDKNLPPSRKVYTNIPPAYKTEVENRLQSLISSDIIEKVTNNMDKSFCSSLLVVPKGKRDIRLVVDLRGPNKCVIRTPFRMPTLEEILSKLNGAGWFSTIDITNAFYHIVLDESCRHLTNFFSGNDTYRFIRLPFGLCNAPDIFQEILQTVVLAECPGTVNYLDDILVFGHTKEEHDENLRYTLSRL, encoded by the exons ATGTGCGGCGTGTCTCAACAATTGCCAAGATGTGCGGTTATGTGGATGACCAATTGGTCGAGACTGTTGCAGACGTTTTACAAAACCATGCCAGGAATTACAAGATCCGCGAAGTATCCAGAAAAAGCTGCCCGTAAAGGTGACTCTTTACAAGAGCTAGTGGACCGTGTTCGTACAATCGAAATCGAGCAACAAGCCGAGGAAATATACAACAAGAAGCACAACGTCCAAGAAACTTCAAGTGTATTGGCGGTGTCTTACGGTATTCCTGGATCAAATCGAGCAGAGGCATCAAAATTTGGCTACCGAGGCAGAGGATATTTTCCACGAAGCCGGGGAGGATATTCACGCATAAGTGGGGCTGTTCCATCGTCATTTAAGCCATGTTGGCGTTGTACGAGCACAAGTCATCAACCGGATCGCTGTTTTGCCGTTGATAAGTTTTGTCATTTGTGCCAGACAAAAGGGCATATCCAAAGAGCATGCACGTCATCTCGTGTCAAGCGTGAATCCGTTAAGGATCAAAATCAATCATCGGCTCCCAAAGTAAGGAAGATTGCTGCAGTTTCGGCTGCCGAGCAAGGAGAGGAAGGT AAAATATTCCAAGATGATCAAGccaataacaacatcaacacgaATACGGGAAATCCTTTCTTAACAACTGATTCGAATCAGATTTCGACTCCAGAATTATCCGGGAGCGCTGCAGAAGTATCAGAGTGTCTTCCGGAATTACACGTGACGTGTTCGTTGGATTTGTGTGGGATCGAAGGCGCTGGTTCAGTTGTTTGTACAGTGGCTGGAGTTGAGGTTAAGTTTTTGATAGATTCCGAGGCTGAAGTGAATACTGTCGGCGACAATATTTTCGATCGATTATTGAGGGATCCGATCTCTCATCCAATTTATGAACTGGCAAACGGAACGGATAAACCGTTGAGGGCATATGCTATCAGTGGACCTATTCCAGTTATTGCTTCCTTTCTTGccgaattatttatttctccTGACCGTCCATCGGGAATCGAAAAATTTTACGTAATCCCAGGAGCAAAGCCACTTTTAGGGCGTTCCACTGCGACTAGATATAGTGTGTTGCAATTAGGATTAGGTGTCCGAATTTTAAGCTCTCATGACGCAATGTACAGATCAGTTTTAGGAGAAGTGAATACTTTAGGCACATCTGATCATTTTCCCAAATTTAAAATACCAGCGGTAATGCTGTTTTACGATAAAAATTTGCCCCCATCTAGAAAGGTATATACAAATATTCCTCCCGCATATAAAACAGAAGTTGAAAATCGACTCCAAAGCCTCATATCATCTGatattattgaaaaagtgacTAACAACATGGACAAATCCTTTTGTTCATCACTATTAGTAGTTCCGAAGGGCAAGCGGGATATTAGATTAGTAGTTGATTTGCGAGGGCCAAACAAATGTGTTATTAGAACCCCTTTTAGAATGCCTACATTAGAAGAAATACTATCGAAACTAAATGGAGCCGGTTGGTTTTCTACTATCGACATAACTAATGCATTTTACCACATCGTACTGGATGAATCATGCAGGCATTTAACAAATTTTTTCTCTGGCAACGATACATACCGCTTCATTAGATTACCTTTCGGATTGTGCAACGCCCCTGATATTTTTCAGGAAATCCTGCAGACAGTTGTACTTGCAGAATGTCCTGGGACAGTAAACTATCTCGATGATATTCTTGTTTTTGGTCACACAAAGGAAGAGCACGACGAAAACCTTCGTTATACACTATCGCGTCTTTGA